A genomic segment from Bradyrhizobium diazoefficiens USDA 110 encodes:
- a CDS encoding Flp family type IVb pilin: MALLKSFLADESAATAIEYCLIAAGIALVIVTVVNNTGSALLNNKFNSIDAATK; encoded by the coding sequence ATGGCATTGCTCAAGTCCTTTCTTGCCGATGAAAGTGCAGCCACCGCTATCGAGTATTGCCTGATTGCCGCCGGCATCGCGCTCGTGATCGTCACGGTCGTGAACAACACGGGCAGCGCGCTCCTGAACAACAAGTTCAACTCGATCGACGCGGCCACGAAGTAG
- a CDS encoding Ku protein translates to MAPRANWKGFLRLSLVTCPVALYPATSDTEKVSFNQINRKTGHRIKYLKVDAETGDEVTSEDIVKGYKVDTDTYIEVTKDELDEIALDSTHTIEIDEFVPKADIDNRYLIRPYYLVPDGKVGHDAFAVIRETIRSMDKVAIGRVVLTNREHIIALEPLESGLMGTLLRYPYEVRSEKEYFDDIQDVKLTKDMLDLAKHIVEKKSGAFEPELFEDHYEAALIDLINKKRSGAPIAAKAAPKTGGNVINLMDALKKSLASEKDAAPIAKVVKETVKGKKPKKRVEGQREMLLPIAGKGGKEAAAKTAPKEASKKADKPVRAPARAKKAG, encoded by the coding sequence ATGGCCCCCCGCGCCAATTGGAAGGGTTTTTTGCGTTTGTCGCTCGTGACCTGCCCGGTCGCGCTCTATCCGGCCACTTCGGATACCGAGAAGGTCTCCTTCAACCAGATCAACCGCAAGACCGGCCACCGGATCAAGTACCTCAAGGTCGACGCCGAGACCGGTGACGAGGTGACCTCCGAGGACATCGTCAAGGGCTACAAGGTCGACACCGACACCTATATCGAGGTCACCAAGGACGAGCTCGACGAGATCGCGCTCGACTCGACGCACACGATCGAGATCGACGAATTCGTGCCGAAGGCCGACATCGACAATCGCTATCTGATCCGCCCCTATTATCTCGTGCCGGACGGCAAGGTCGGCCACGACGCCTTTGCGGTGATCCGCGAGACCATCCGCAGCATGGACAAGGTCGCGATCGGCCGCGTGGTGCTGACCAACCGCGAGCACATCATCGCACTGGAGCCGCTCGAGAGCGGCCTGATGGGCACGCTGCTGCGCTACCCCTACGAGGTCCGCAGCGAGAAGGAATATTTCGACGACATCCAGGACGTGAAGCTGACGAAGGACATGCTCGACCTTGCAAAACACATCGTCGAGAAGAAGTCCGGAGCGTTCGAGCCCGAGCTGTTCGAGGACCATTACGAGGCCGCGCTGATCGATCTCATCAACAAGAAGCGCTCGGGCGCCCCGATCGCGGCCAAAGCGGCGCCGAAGACGGGCGGCAACGTCATCAACCTGATGGACGCTCTCAAGAAGAGCCTCGCGAGCGAGAAGGACGCAGCTCCGATCGCGAAGGTCGTCAAGGAGACCGTCAAGGGCAAGAAGCCGAAGAAGCGCGTCGAAGGCCAGCGCGAGATGCTGCTGCCGATCGCCGGCAAGGGCGGCAAGGAAGCTGCGGCGAAAACGGCCCCCAAGGAAGCCTCGAAGAAGGCCGACAAGCCGGTGCGCGCGCCGGCGCGGGCGAAGAAGGCCGGTTAG
- a CDS encoding response regulator transcription factor, translated as MRLLVVEDDPDLNRQLTKALTDAGYVVDRAFDGEEGHYLGDNEPYDAVVLDIGLPKKDGISVLEAWRRNGRTMPVLILTARDRWSDKVQGFDAGADDYVAKPFHLEEVLARIRALLRRSTGHAQSELSCGPVTLDTRTGRVSVSGNPVKMTSHEYRLLAYLMHHSGRVVSRTELVEHLYDQDFDRDSNTIEVFVGRIRKKLDVDIIQTVRGLGYLLTPPPAPGA; from the coding sequence GTGCGCCTGCTCGTTGTTGAGGACGACCCCGATCTCAATCGCCAGCTCACCAAGGCGCTGACGGACGCCGGCTATGTCGTCGACCGCGCCTTCGACGGGGAGGAGGGGCACTATCTCGGCGACAACGAGCCGTACGATGCCGTCGTACTCGACATCGGCCTGCCGAAGAAGGACGGCATCTCGGTGCTGGAGGCCTGGCGCCGCAACGGCCGCACCATGCCGGTCCTGATCCTCACCGCGCGCGACCGCTGGAGCGACAAGGTCCAGGGCTTCGATGCCGGCGCCGACGACTATGTCGCAAAGCCGTTCCATCTCGAGGAGGTGCTGGCGCGCATCCGCGCGCTGCTGCGCCGTTCCACCGGCCATGCCCAGAGCGAACTCAGCTGCGGCCCGGTCACGCTCGACACCAGGACCGGCCGGGTCAGCGTGTCCGGCAATCCCGTCAAGATGACCTCGCACGAATATCGGCTTCTGGCCTACCTGATGCACCATTCCGGACGCGTGGTCTCCCGCACCGAGCTGGTCGAGCATCTCTACGACCAGGACTTCGACCGCGACTCCAACACCATCGAGGTCTTCGTCGGCCGTATTCGCAAGAAGCTCGACGTCGACATCATCCAGACCGTCCGCGGCCTCGGCTATCTCCTGACCCCGCCGCCCGCTCCGGGCGCCTGA
- a CDS encoding sensor histidine kinase: MPASSLANRLFLSATAWLVVILAITGVVLSSVYKNATERAFDRRLNLYLRTLIAEVATPDEPPDRQFQSLGEPLFELPLSGWYWQITRTDTEKPEVRSSRSLWDKKLPKLEEHGAELTAAGIRLGYVDGPEGQNLRMVERPVDLGADGKYLVSVAGDDSEIFDETRSFDYYLGGTFTALGIVLLLTTVFQVRFGLAPLKRISESIADIRSGRAERLEGEFPVEIAPLARETNALIDANREIVERARTHVGNLAHAIKTPLSVIVNEAGVHAADPFAAKVMEQADVMRDQVAHHLERARIAARVSVVATVTEVAPAIEALRRTMEKIHRDRGIMVEAKADPSAKFRGERQDLEEMVGNLVDNACKWAASRVFIEVLVEVPHKAGAGPRLRIIVDDDGRGLSEAERTQVSRRGQRLDESKPGSGLGLSIVVDLAALYGGSLSLGAAPIGGLRAELVLPGI; encoded by the coding sequence ATGCCCGCTAGCTCGCTTGCCAACCGCCTGTTCCTGTCGGCGACGGCGTGGCTCGTGGTGATCCTGGCCATCACCGGCGTGGTGCTGTCGTCGGTCTACAAGAACGCGACCGAACGCGCCTTCGACCGCCGGCTCAATCTCTATCTCCGCACGCTGATCGCGGAGGTCGCGACCCCGGACGAGCCCCCGGACCGCCAGTTCCAGTCGCTCGGCGAGCCCCTGTTCGAGCTGCCGCTGTCCGGCTGGTATTGGCAGATCACGCGCACCGACACCGAAAAGCCGGAGGTGCGCTCCTCGCGCTCGCTCTGGGACAAGAAGCTGCCGAAGCTGGAGGAGCACGGTGCCGAGCTCACCGCCGCCGGCATCCGGCTCGGCTATGTCGATGGTCCCGAGGGGCAGAACCTGCGGATGGTGGAACGGCCGGTCGATCTCGGCGCCGACGGCAAATATCTGGTCAGCGTCGCCGGCGACGACAGCGAGATTTTCGACGAGACGCGCAGCTTCGACTATTACCTCGGCGGCACCTTCACCGCGCTCGGCATCGTGCTGCTCCTGACCACGGTGTTCCAGGTCCGCTTCGGCCTCGCGCCGCTCAAGCGCATCTCGGAGTCGATCGCCGACATTCGCTCCGGGCGGGCAGAGCGGCTCGAGGGCGAATTCCCGGTCGAGATCGCGCCGCTCGCGCGCGAGACAAACGCGCTGATCGATGCCAATCGCGAGATCGTCGAGCGCGCGCGCACCCATGTCGGCAATCTCGCCCATGCGATCAAGACGCCGCTTTCGGTCATCGTCAACGAAGCCGGCGTTCACGCTGCCGATCCGTTCGCGGCCAAGGTGATGGAGCAGGCGGACGTGATGCGCGACCAGGTCGCCCATCACCTGGAGCGGGCGCGCATCGCCGCGCGCGTCTCGGTCGTCGCGACCGTGACGGAGGTGGCACCCGCCATCGAGGCGCTGCGGCGGACGATGGAGAAGATCCACCGCGACCGCGGCATCATGGTCGAGGCCAAGGCCGATCCGTCGGCAAAATTCCGGGGCGAGCGGCAGGATCTGGAGGAGATGGTCGGCAATCTCGTCGACAATGCCTGCAAATGGGCGGCCTCCCGGGTCTTCATCGAGGTGCTGGTGGAAGTGCCGCATAAGGCCGGCGCCGGTCCGCGCCTGAGGATCATTGTCGACGACGACGGCCGCGGCCTGTCGGAGGCGGAGCGCACCCAGGTCTCCCGGCGAGGCCAGCGGCTCGACGAGTCCAAGCCCGGCTCGGGGCTCGGGCTTTCCATCGTGGTCGACCTTGCCGCGCTCTATGGCGGCAGCCTCTCCCTCGGCGCCGCGCCAATCGGCGGCTTGCGGGCCGAGTTGGTCCTCCCCGGAATATAA
- the ccmI gene encoding c-type cytochrome biogenesis protein CcmI — MTLWFVFALMTVAAIFAVLWPLGRSARAQNQGSEVVVYKDQLTEIERDLASGLIAAPEAEAARVEISRRLLAAAGSEPVSEPKSSLKWRRAAAVLALVGLPLVAIGVYMPLGSPRLQDFPLAQRERGSGSGMAGSLENLVVQVEQHLEKNPTDGRGWNVLAPVLERLGRFDDAVRAYRNSITYNGESPERRSDLGEAISAAAGGVVTAEAKTEFERAHALNADDPKANYFLGLAAEQDGRKDDAATIWRALLAKAPADAPWRPLVQSSLVRVGGGTMPALSDETIAASKDMSEGDRGAMVRGMVERLATRLKQNSDDVEGWLRLVRAYLVMGDRDKAVGASSDARQAVAKDTERLRQLNEGLKTLGLDG, encoded by the coding sequence ATGACGTTATGGTTCGTGTTCGCGCTGATGACGGTCGCGGCGATTTTCGCCGTGCTCTGGCCGCTCGGCCGCAGCGCGCGCGCGCAAAATCAGGGCAGCGAGGTCGTCGTCTACAAGGACCAGTTGACCGAGATCGAGCGAGACCTTGCCTCGGGACTGATCGCTGCGCCTGAAGCCGAGGCTGCGCGTGTCGAGATCAGCCGCAGGCTGCTCGCTGCCGCCGGCAGCGAGCCTGTGTCGGAGCCCAAATCGAGCCTCAAATGGCGCCGCGCGGCAGCGGTGCTGGCGCTTGTCGGTCTGCCGCTCGTTGCGATCGGCGTCTACATGCCGCTCGGCTCACCCCGGCTTCAGGACTTTCCGCTGGCGCAGCGGGAGCGCGGGTCCGGCTCCGGCATGGCGGGATCTCTGGAGAACCTCGTCGTGCAGGTCGAGCAACATCTGGAAAAGAATCCGACCGATGGACGCGGCTGGAACGTGCTCGCGCCGGTGCTGGAGCGGCTCGGCCGCTTCGACGATGCGGTGCGGGCCTATCGCAACTCGATTACCTACAATGGTGAGAGCCCGGAGCGCAGATCCGATCTCGGCGAAGCAATCTCGGCCGCTGCGGGCGGCGTGGTGACCGCCGAGGCCAAGACCGAGTTCGAACGGGCGCATGCCCTGAACGCAGACGATCCCAAGGCGAACTACTTCCTCGGTCTCGCCGCCGAGCAGGACGGCCGCAAGGACGATGCCGCCACCATCTGGCGCGCGCTGCTGGCCAAGGCTCCGGCGGATGCGCCGTGGCGGCCCCTGGTGCAGTCCTCGCTGGTGCGGGTCGGCGGCGGCACGATGCCGGCACTGTCCGATGAGACGATCGCCGCATCGAAGGACATGAGCGAGGGCGATCGCGGCGCCATGGTCCGCGGCATGGTCGAGCGACTGGCGACGCGCTTGAAGCAGAACAGCGACGACGTCGAGGGTTGGCTGCGCCTCGTGCGTGCCTATCTCGTGATGGGCGATCGCGACAAGGCGGTCGGCGCGTCGAGCGATGCCCGTCAAGCGGTCGCCAAGGATACCGAACGGCTCCGCCAGCTCAATGAAGGCCTCAAAACTCTCGGGCTCGACGGATGA
- the ccmE gene encoding cytochrome c maturation protein CcmE, producing the protein MTRKQRRMTIIGGSLAVLALAAALVLNALRDSIVFFSTPTMVAEKHVQAGKRFRLGGLVQPGSLQRGDNLAVSFEVADGNAKLPVAYKGILPDLFREGQGVVAEGALDANGVFKADTVLAKHDETYMPKDVADALKKQGHWKDDYGGKASDGVKPAATTAQGNPQGAVR; encoded by the coding sequence ATGACCCGCAAGCAGCGACGCATGACCATCATCGGCGGCTCACTCGCCGTGCTCGCGCTCGCCGCCGCGCTGGTGCTCAACGCGCTGCGCGACTCCATCGTGTTCTTCTCGACCCCGACCATGGTCGCCGAGAAGCACGTTCAGGCCGGCAAGCGGTTTCGCCTCGGCGGCCTGGTGCAGCCGGGCTCGCTCCAGCGTGGCGACAATCTCGCGGTAAGCTTCGAGGTCGCCGACGGCAACGCCAAGCTGCCGGTCGCCTACAAGGGCATCCTGCCCGACCTGTTCCGCGAAGGGCAGGGCGTTGTCGCCGAAGGCGCGCTCGATGCTAACGGCGTGTTCAAGGCCGACACGGTGCTTGCCAAGCACGACGAGACCTACATGCCCAAGGACGTCGCAGATGCCCTGAAGAAGCAGGGGCACTGGAAGGACGATTACGGCGGCAAGGCTTCTGATGGCGTCAAGCCTGCGGCCACGACAGCACAGGGCAACCCGCAAGGAGCGGTGCGGTGA
- a CDS encoding heme lyase CcmF/NrfE family subunit translates to MIAESGHYALVLALGLALIQSIVPLIGARLRDDALMSVARSTALAQLLFVGASFVALVMLHVNSDFSVANVYENSHSMKPLLYKITGVWGNHEGSMLLWVSILALFGGLVAAFGNNLPLSLRAHVLAVQAWIASAFYLFILVTSNPFLRIANPPIEGRDLNPVLQDIGLAVHPPMLYLGYVGFSISFSFAIAALMEGRIDAAWARWVRPWTLVAWIFLTLGIAMGSYWAYYELGWGGWWFWDPVENASLMPWLAGTALLHSALVMEKRNALKVWTILLSILTFSLSLLGTFLVRSGVITSVHAFATDPTRGVFILLILCLFIGGSLSLFAGRATSLKQGGLFAPISREGALVLNNLLLTVACAVVLFGTLYPLAMEMLADFKMSVGAPFYNLTFAPLFALLLLAVPFGPMLAWKRGDLLGVTQRLLAAGVAGLVVVAIVWAWTRGGSALAPLAIGLGVFVIAGAVTDLVERTGLVRLPLATALQRARGLPRSAWGAALAHAGLGVALIGIVCETTWNSEYIATMKRSDVAHVAGYDVKLDGLFQRQGPNYREMIAEFNVSRDGETLSVMTPSKRSFTTRGSSTTEAALLTRGASQLYISLGDANAEGAIAVRIYHKPLVLLIWWGPVLMAFGGVLSLSDRRLRVGAPKPARAKQRLQPAE, encoded by the coding sequence GTGATCGCGGAATCCGGGCATTACGCGCTGGTGCTGGCGCTCGGGCTGGCACTGATCCAATCCATCGTGCCGTTGATCGGCGCGCGGCTGCGCGACGATGCGCTGATGAGCGTGGCGCGCTCCACCGCGCTGGCGCAGCTGCTGTTCGTCGGCGCCTCGTTCGTGGCGCTGGTGATGCTGCATGTGAATTCGGATTTCTCCGTCGCCAACGTCTACGAGAATTCGCATTCGATGAAGCCGCTGCTCTACAAGATCACCGGCGTCTGGGGAAACCATGAAGGCTCGATGCTGCTGTGGGTGTCGATCCTGGCGCTGTTCGGCGGATTGGTCGCGGCGTTCGGCAACAATCTTCCGCTGTCGCTGCGCGCGCATGTGCTCGCGGTGCAGGCCTGGATCGCCAGTGCCTTCTATCTCTTCATCCTGGTGACCTCGAACCCGTTCCTGCGTATCGCCAACCCGCCGATCGAGGGACGCGATCTCAATCCCGTGCTGCAGGACATCGGTCTCGCCGTGCATCCGCCGATGCTCTATCTCGGCTATGTCGGATTCTCGATCTCGTTCTCCTTTGCCATCGCGGCGCTGATGGAGGGGCGGATCGACGCCGCCTGGGCGCGCTGGGTGCGGCCGTGGACGCTGGTCGCGTGGATCTTCCTGACGCTCGGCATCGCGATGGGCTCCTACTGGGCCTATTACGAGCTCGGCTGGGGCGGCTGGTGGTTCTGGGATCCGGTCGAGAACGCCTCGCTGATGCCGTGGCTTGCCGGGACGGCGCTGCTCCATTCGGCGCTGGTGATGGAGAAGCGCAACGCGCTGAAGGTCTGGACCATCCTGCTGTCGATCCTGACCTTCTCGCTATCGCTGCTCGGCACCTTCCTGGTGCGCTCGGGCGTCATCACCTCCGTGCATGCCTTTGCCACCGATCCGACCCGCGGCGTGTTCATTCTGCTGATCCTCTGCCTGTTCATCGGCGGCAGCCTGTCGCTGTTCGCAGGCCGCGCGACATCGTTGAAGCAGGGCGGCCTGTTCGCGCCGATCTCGCGTGAGGGCGCGCTGGTGCTGAACAATCTGCTGCTGACCGTCGCCTGCGCGGTCGTGCTGTTCGGCACGCTCTATCCGCTGGCGATGGAGATGCTCGCCGACTTCAAGATGTCGGTTGGCGCGCCGTTCTACAACCTCACCTTCGCACCGCTGTTTGCCCTGTTGCTGCTCGCCGTGCCGTTCGGGCCGATGCTGGCGTGGAAGCGCGGCGATCTGCTCGGCGTCACCCAGCGGCTGCTCGCGGCCGGCGTTGCCGGGCTCGTTGTAGTCGCGATCGTCTGGGCCTGGACGCGTGGCGGCAGCGCGCTCGCACCGCTCGCGATCGGACTTGGCGTCTTCGTCATCGCCGGCGCCGTCACCGATCTGGTCGAGCGGACGGGCCTGGTTCGTCTGCCGCTCGCAACAGCGCTGCAGCGGGCGCGCGGCCTGCCACGCTCGGCCTGGGGCGCGGCATTGGCGCATGCCGGCCTCGGCGTCGCGCTGATCGGGATCGTCTGCGAGACCACCTGGAACAGCGAATATATCGCGACGATGAAGCGGAGCGACGTCGCCCATGTCGCCGGCTACGACGTGAAGCTCGACGGGTTGTTTCAGCGTCAGGGCCCGAACTACCGCGAGATGATCGCCGAGTTCAACGTCAGCCGCGACGGTGAGACACTGAGCGTCATGACGCCGTCCAAGCGCAGCTTCACCACCCGCGGCTCCTCCACCACGGAGGCCGCGCTGCTGACCCGCGGGGCGAGCCAGCTCTACATCTCGCTGGGCGATGCCAATGCCGAGGGCGCGATTGCCGTGCGCATCTATCACAAGCCGCTGGTGCTGCTGATCTGGTGGGGTCCGGTGCTGATGGCCTTCGGCGGCGTGCTGTCGCTGTCCGATCGCCGCCTGCGGGTCGGCGCGCCAAAACCGGCGCGGGCCAAGCAGCGCCTGCAGCCGGCGGAGTGA
- a CDS encoding cytochrome c-type biogenesis protein produces MRRMMAAFVALALLASPAVHAVQPDEIMSDPAKETRARDLSRELRCMVCQNQSIDDSDAPLARDLRLLVRERIAAGDSNSQVLDFLVARYGEFVLLKPRFERQTLLLWLLGPLLLTGGGLALWLQIRRRSRSGADLPAPPLTPDEEARLAALMSDEAKSS; encoded by the coding sequence ATGCGCCGGATGATGGCCGCGTTCGTCGCGCTTGCGCTGCTGGCTTCGCCCGCGGTGCATGCCGTGCAGCCCGACGAGATCATGTCGGATCCGGCGAAGGAGACGCGCGCGCGCGACCTGTCGCGCGAGCTGCGTTGCATGGTCTGCCAGAACCAGTCGATCGACGATTCCGATGCGCCGCTGGCGCGCGACCTGCGGCTCCTGGTGCGCGAGCGCATCGCGGCCGGCGACAGCAACTCGCAGGTGCTCGACTTCCTGGTCGCGCGCTATGGCGAGTTCGTGCTGCTCAAGCCGCGCTTCGAGCGGCAGACCTTGCTGCTGTGGCTGCTCGGCCCCCTGCTGCTGACCGGCGGTGGCCTGGCGCTGTGGCTGCAAATCCGGCGTCGCTCGCGGAGCGGTGCAGACCTACCTGCGCCGCCGCTCACGCCCGATGAAGAGGCGAGACTCGCGGCATTGATGTCGGACGAGGCCAAATCGTCCTAG
- a CDS encoding methyl-accepting chemotaxis protein — protein MFANSNLTIRFLVGAVVAALLFLLGIGGGTGFVAVLYLNNEITSLSSDFAALSGPARDHAMQIYQQAQAAFSYFLIACGVIAVVACAICLTTWFAVRNGILSPLAAIVHAMREVADQKFETPVPGLGGTNEIGLLAGALEVFKTNGLERRRLTEQQLREAQHQAERSKFLDARIKRFNDLVASVVDSVASSAVHLKSNAETLSRTANDTSTKANAVASGASQASASVQTVAGSAEEMTNSIGTISRRVTDATQRAEGAAAQAEKSRDTIHTLSDAADKIGEVVQLVQAIASQTNLLALNATIEAARAGEAGKGFAVVASEVKSLAHQTSKATEEITSHVASIQGITAETRGAIDGISKTLSEISSIMSGIEVDTAQQRNATQDISRSVQDAARGTLDVSNHIAQITSTSAETGRMAAEARDSAVDLSQQAETLKREVDEFIVSVRAS, from the coding sequence ATGTTCGCGAACAGCAATCTGACGATCCGCTTCCTGGTCGGCGCCGTTGTCGCTGCATTATTGTTCCTGCTGGGCATCGGCGGCGGCACCGGATTCGTCGCGGTGCTCTATCTCAACAACGAGATCACCAGCCTGTCGTCGGACTTTGCTGCGCTGAGCGGGCCCGCACGCGATCACGCGATGCAGATCTACCAGCAGGCACAGGCCGCATTCTCGTATTTCCTGATCGCCTGCGGCGTGATCGCGGTCGTCGCCTGCGCGATCTGCCTCACGACCTGGTTTGCGGTGCGCAACGGCATCCTCAGTCCGTTGGCGGCGATCGTGCATGCCATGCGCGAGGTCGCCGACCAGAAGTTCGAAACCCCCGTGCCGGGGCTCGGCGGCACCAACGAAATCGGCCTGCTCGCCGGCGCGCTGGAGGTCTTCAAGACCAACGGGCTCGAACGGCGCCGCCTCACCGAGCAGCAATTGCGTGAAGCGCAGCACCAGGCCGAGCGGTCGAAATTCCTGGACGCCCGGATCAAGCGCTTCAACGATCTCGTTGCCAGCGTCGTCGATAGCGTGGCCTCGTCGGCCGTGCATCTGAAGAGCAATGCCGAGACGCTGTCGCGGACGGCCAACGACACCAGCACCAAGGCCAATGCGGTGGCGAGCGGAGCGAGCCAGGCCAGCGCCAGCGTGCAGACGGTCGCGGGTTCCGCCGAGGAGATGACGAATTCGATCGGCACGATCAGCCGACGCGTCACCGATGCGACCCAGCGCGCCGAGGGCGCGGCGGCGCAAGCCGAGAAGAGCCGCGACACCATCCACACGCTGTCGGACGCCGCCGACAAGATCGGCGAGGTCGTGCAGCTCGTGCAGGCGATCGCATCGCAGACCAACCTTTTGGCGCTCAACGCCACCATCGAGGCGGCGCGGGCGGGGGAGGCCGGCAAGGGGTTTGCCGTCGTCGCCTCCGAGGTGAAGAGCCTCGCGCACCAGACCAGCAAGGCGACGGAGGAGATCACCTCCCATGTCGCCAGCATCCAGGGCATCACCGCGGAGACGCGCGGGGCGATCGACGGCATCTCGAAGACGCTGTCGGAGATCTCGTCGATCATGTCCGGCATCGAGGTCGACACTGCCCAGCAGCGCAACGCCACCCAGGACATCTCGCGCAGCGTCCAGGACGCCGCGCGCGGCACGCTCGACGTGTCCAACCACATCGCCCAGATCACCTCGACCTCCGCCGAGACCGGTCGCATGGCGGCCGAGGCCCGGGATTCTGCCGTCGATCTGTCGCAGCAGGCCGAGACCCTGAAGCGTGAAGTCGACGAGTTCATCGTCAGCGTCAGGGCAAGCTGA
- a CDS encoding Do family serine endopeptidase, with the protein MTERPDLSNLPSYRQPRRSVFSARKIALMASVVAGFGAAVYGFSPSVSPADLFSSPAHAQVNNEVRKVERPVGFADIVERVKPSVISVKVNIKEKTASNDDGDDSSSPFQPGSPMERFFRRFGGPDGIPGMKGGRGRVVQGQGSGFFISADGFAVTNNHVVDGADKVEVTTDDGKTYTAKVIGTDQRTDLALIKVEGGSNFPFAKLADGKPRIGDWVLAVGNPFGLGGTVTAGIVSASGRDIGNGPYDDFIQIDAPVNKGNSGGPAFNTDGEVMGVNTAIYSPSGGSVGIAFSIPANTVKTVVAQLKDKGSVSRGWIGVQIQPVTSDIADSLGMKKAEGALVAEPQANGPAAKAGIESGDVITSVNGESVKDARELARTIGGMAPGAIVKLNVLHKGQDKVVNLTLGQLPNTVEAKADTDNDSGKGATKGTDVPKLGMTVAPANSVAGAGKEGVVVTEVDPKSAAAERGFKEGDVILEVGGKSVSTAGDVREAINTARTDNKNSVLMRVKSGGQSRFVAIPLAKG; encoded by the coding sequence ATGACCGAACGTCCCGACCTTTCGAACCTTCCGTCCTACCGGCAGCCGCGCCGGTCGGTCTTCTCCGCGCGCAAGATCGCGCTGATGGCCTCGGTCGTCGCCGGCTTCGGCGCAGCCGTCTACGGCTTCAGCCCGTCCGTGTCGCCGGCCGACCTGTTCTCGAGCCCGGCGCATGCGCAGGTCAACAACGAGGTCCGGAAGGTTGAACGCCCGGTCGGCTTCGCCGACATCGTCGAGCGCGTGAAGCCGTCGGTGATCTCTGTGAAGGTCAACATCAAGGAAAAGACCGCGAGCAACGATGACGGCGACGATTCCTCCTCGCCGTTCCAGCCGGGCTCGCCGATGGAGCGCTTCTTCCGGCGCTTCGGCGGTCCGGATGGCATCCCGGGCATGAAGGGCGGCCGTGGCCGCGTCGTGCAGGGCCAGGGTTCCGGCTTCTTCATCTCGGCTGACGGCTTTGCCGTGACCAACAACCACGTGGTCGACGGCGCCGACAAGGTCGAGGTCACCACCGACGACGGCAAGACCTATACCGCCAAGGTGATCGGCACCGACCAGCGCACCGACCTTGCCCTGATCAAGGTCGAGGGCGGCTCGAACTTCCCGTTCGCAAAGCTTGCCGACGGCAAGCCGCGGATCGGCGACTGGGTGCTCGCAGTCGGCAATCCCTTCGGTCTCGGCGGCACCGTGACCGCGGGCATCGTCTCGGCCAGCGGCCGCGACATCGGCAACGGTCCCTATGACGATTTCATCCAGATCGACGCGCCCGTGAACAAGGGCAATTCCGGCGGTCCGGCCTTCAACACCGACGGCGAGGTGATGGGCGTCAACACCGCGATCTACTCGCCCTCCGGCGGCAGTGTCGGCATCGCGTTCTCGATCCCGGCCAACACCGTGAAGACGGTTGTTGCCCAGCTCAAGGACAAGGGTTCGGTCAGCCGCGGCTGGATCGGCGTGCAGATTCAGCCGGTGACGTCGGATATCGCCGACAGCCTCGGCATGAAGAAGGCCGAAGGGGCGCTGGTGGCGGAGCCGCAGGCGAACGGTCCGGCGGCGAAGGCCGGCATCGAGTCCGGCGACGTGATCACCTCGGTCAACGGCGAATCCGTCAAGGACGCCCGCGAGCTCGCCCGCACCATCGGCGGCATGGCGCCCGGTGCGATCGTGAAGCTCAACGTGCTGCACAAGGGCCAGGACAAGGTCGTGAACCTCACCCTCGGCCAGCTGCCGAACACGGTCGAGGCCAAGGCCGATACCGATAACGACAGCGGCAAGGGCGCGACCAAGGGCACCGACGTGCCCAAGCTCGGCATGACCGTTGCGCCCGCGAACTCCGTGGCCGGCGCCGGTAAGGAAGGCGTCGTGGTTACCGAAGTCGATCCGAAGAGCGCCGCGGCCGAACGCGGGTTCAAGGAAGGCGACGTGATTCTCGAAGTCGGCGGCAAGAGCGTGAGCACCGCCGGCGATGTCCGCGAGGCCATCAACACGGCGCGGACCGACAACAAGAACAGCGTCCTGATGCGCGTGAAGAGCGGCGGCCAGTCGCGCTTCGTCGCGATTCCCCTCGCCAAGGGGTAA